NNNNNNNNNNNNNNNNNNNNNNNNNNNNNNNNNNNNNNNNNNNNNNNNNNNNNNNNNNNNNNNNNNNNNNNNNNNNNNNNNNNNNNNNNNNNNNNNNNNNNNNNNNNNNNNNNNNNNNNNNNNNNNNNNNNNNNNATGGTACATACAACAGTTCTTCCAGTGTCAACAGTGTTTCTAACAGTCCTCATGACAATTGCGGCCGCTCTTGCATCCAATCCGGATGTTGGCTCATCCATGAAAAGAATAGAAGGATTTGCTACAAGCTCTACTGCGATtgtcattctttttctttgctcGGTCGAAAGCCCACTAACTCCCACATGTCCAACCAACATCTCCCTCAATGCTTTTAACTCTATCAATTCCATCACCTCTTCAATAAAGAGCTGAAACGTTTCTTCTATTAGTTAATATGGTTTCTTGAATCTTATAACAGTGATCTTTtggttatattatataactaaataaaacactTAATTACCTCTCGAGTATGTGTGTCGATATTAGGGGGCAACCTTAACCACGCAGAATAAAGAAGAGACTCATAGACTGTTAATAGAGGGGAGTGGATGTCAGATTGTTCACAATAACCCGAAACACGGGCAAAGCTATCCTGTTTTTTAGGAAATCCAGAAACATGTATATCTCCGTGAATGTATCCTGTGTTCTTACGCCCGGCTAAAACATCCATCAAAGTAGTTTTGCCTGCCCCACTCACGCCCATAAGTGCAGTAAGAACACCCGGCCTAAAAGCACCGCTTAATCCATTCAATAGGACCAGTTTATCCTCTGCTAtgcccttttcttttttcatctcCTACAAATTCCTCTTTATAAAGATTATATACTTGAGTCTTTGAATAATCTCTTACGCTTATTGAAAATGTTATTCACATACCTTCGGAGTATCAACAGAATATGTGATGTTCTCAAACGTCATGTATAGAGGCTTGAAAGGTATAAGAACTTTTTTGTCGTTGCATGTTCTCGTTGTTGCCACTcctatataattttaagtttttaaccatatattttaaaaatcatgaattttttAAAGGAGATGAATAGTTTTTTACCCGTTATAATATCGTTGCTATCAGTCTCTCCACATTCGTCTGGTATAACGGCATACTTGGATACTCCATATTCtacaaaagtaaaaacttttacGTTTAAAAGTATTGATCTAATACATAGATGTAGGAAGAGCAAGTGAGGACACTCACGTTTAAGATAAGCCAGACTCAAAGATGTAATAATGTTGGACATGATTGTAGATACGATCAATGCTAAAAGTCCAATCCAATACCAGTAAGTTTCTACAAAAAATCCTCGCGATTTTAAGACCGCAACTCCTAGACCCTGCAAATAATAGTACATAAGTAAAAGTATGGATTCCAAAAAATGTGTTACGGTTTCCAGAAAATTACATCTTTCCAGGACTTGCTACGGAATTCGTTAACCGAAACAGCTGTCTGTATATACATCATTGGTGATGTCCAATACGCCCATGTTAACCATTTGTGTACTTGATCTGCGCATCACAATGCATCACTAATTATAGCTTATGGATCATACACTTAAAAGAATCAATATGGACAACAACAACCTCCTTAAAACTTACTTCGCGACAACACATAGCCGCTGAATGTCATTAGCCACATCACAGCAAGACATCCCATTGTGTTTGCAACCACATGATTTCGAGTCACTGCACCAATACACCGAAATAGTCCATACGACATTTGTCCGCACAATGCTAGAACTAAGTAATGTTTAAAGATCCTATagtaacaaaaaacaaaaaatagaaaaagaagcggttaacaataaatatatagagCAAAGAAAAACTTATGGTTTTGTTAAGACAAGCTTACGATGTGATGGTAAAATCATATCCAATGAAGTAATAAGTAAAGAAGACCACAATGAAGACTTCAACGAAGGATAAAGGGAAGGTTATGATTGAGGTTGGTAATGAGAAGGTCCATGATGGGTAAAAGCTGAAATGGCGTTGCTTGTAGAACACTGGAAGCTTATCAATAGTCATGGGAAGTTCGAAAAAACCAGAGAATACAATCATTTGCACTTCCAAATAGATAGCTCCCATGTATATGATTCCATCCTCTACCGTACTGTGATGTTCCTTTTGTTGTGAAAACACAACTGTGATTATAACTGCATTGATAAAGAGCTGAAGTGACTTCAAGAGAAAAGTGCGTAAGTTCCTCTTCATGAAAATTCTTTCTCGTTCTAAGCATGCCTTTAGTAGCTCCAACTTGCTAGCTCCATATCTCGTCCTTGTCAGGGCTGCTCTGTGATTATCCCATCGATCATAAGGCGTTGCAAGCTGGGACTGCATTGTGCTCCCGAAATGGTGCATTTTGAAGCCTTCCTTGAATTGTTGTGCTGATACATAACGATATGGCAGCTCTTGATTAACCCAATACTGTTCTTGATCTTTCCtggataaaatctaaaaatgaaaAGTGTAATCTCTTGATTAGTATATAACgcaaagtaaaagaaaaatatatgttcgGAGGCCCTAGGAGATTAGTCTTGGGCCTAGGAAGCTTTTAGGATCCCTCCtgagttataaatatatatatatatatatgtttcactAAAAACAAGAATGTTGTCGGAGAACTCACTTCCTGCAAGTAATCAGCTATCCCTTTTCTTTCAGGACACTTAAACCCCATAGATTCAAAAAATTCAAGGACGTTTTCCCGAGGGCCTTGGTAAACAATGTGGCCTTCTCCAAGAATAATGACATCATCGAAGAGCTCGAATGTCTCAGGaggaggttgaagaagagataTAAGAGCGGTTTTATCGAAAACTTTGATCATTTGCTTAATGCTCTTGACGATCAGAAACGTCGTAGAGCTATCTAAACCATCTGAAATGTTGTCCATGAAGAAAGCTCCCACTGGTCCGACCAACATCTCACCTAcacacaacaaaccaaaaaccttAAGAACACATTTCAATATACCGTCGAAACACTATCAATAAGAACTCCTCATCGATCGATCGATACCAGTGGTTACGCGTTTCTTTTGCCCACCAGAGATTCCTCTTTTCATATGATTCCCAACTATCGTATCAGCACACATCTCAAGTCCTAAGACTTTTAAAACGTAATCTGTGACTACATACTCCTTGTGACCTTTCATAACCGATGCCTGTAAATAATATCATAACattataaagacaaaaaaaattctattttaacATCTCTTAACCTACCTAATAATTTCTCATTATTGTACCTTCATTAACGCATCAAGGTAAGGCTCTGGCTTGATATTCAAGTCTTTCTCCCGTCTCAGTAACTCCGCAAGCATATCTGTCAATAATAATTAGTTTGGAGAGATCATTACAGAATAAAGAggatcatgtttttttttataccgtAGCTTGTTCCCACTCCTTGGCATCTTGcagaaaattttaatgtttCACGAACTGTTAAGTCCGGCAAGTGAACATCGTATTGGTCAATGTAGCCGGCAGTTCTTTCTGGCACGAACTCATGCAATTCATGCCCATTGTACGTCACTTTCCCTGTAGACTAACCATTAAACAAGTACACTATCATATCACTGCTTCataccaataaaaaaacatttttttttggatatcttTCAAAGATTGAAGTAGTGTGTCTATTTACTTTTAGTCCAGTTTCTGTCTTTCCAGACAATGCTTTTAGTAAGGTAGACTTTCCAGAGCCCGGTGGTCCCAAAAGTAGAGTCAGTCTGTGtagtaaaaagaaacaaaatgaaaaattgattcattttttgtaaattatttggtgcaaaacacacaaatatcaTAAACGGATTTAGAATCGAAACAAAAATGAAAGGACGAATAGCTAGCTAAGGATGGTTGATGAACCTGCCGGGTTTGATGATCCCGCTCACATCCTTAAGAATGGAGATTCTCTTTTTCTGAATCCGAAGAACTCCGATTGTCGTCCCAatacccttttttttaatagaaaactAGACGATTAGGCGAGATCAGAGAGATGCCAAAAAGATGGATTTTCAAATTGATTTCTTGCTATACAAGAAACGTAATGAGGACAAAATGGATTtgcaaatgattttttttgttgttgtacaaGAAATCCAATGAGGAATGAGATGTTACTTTTACAACGTTAACGAATGAGTTCATGACTGTGGGAACAGCTTTTCTTCCTGCATAGGCTTCTGTGGTCAGGTTTAAATCCTCAAATCGGACTTCTATCGTTGGTAGATTCAAAGAGActctggtttttttgtttgtgacatagtaacaaaaaaaaaacaaagtttattaTCTAACAGATTAAACAATCTTACACataagaaatttaatattttaaagtagatttacCTATCGAAACGACTCTTTAGCCTCCGTAGATACTCTCCATGCCAATCCTCGTCATCCATCGGCATCACTCTATCGAATAACTCTCTTCTCTCCGTGAAGCCAAGATCTTTCATGTCAATCTCCTTGAAACCTCCTGTGATCCCTCTAAGAACAGCCTTCCTTGCCCGGTCGTACGTCGGAAGACGCTGCAACTTCTCCATAGCCGCTACTTTCATGgcttcctcttcgtcttcttcttcgatttttcGGCTACTACTGGCCCTGTTCATCATGTTCTCTTCCTCTGAGCTCGCTCTGTAGTGTGCCATCGTTTCTTTTCTCGTTcagtctctttctctcacaactCTTTGCTTACAtgtgattaaaaaataacagGACTATTGAATTTCATAGACCCCTGATTATATTATGATACACTGAATCACATGTACAATTTGGAAATAATTAAGAAGGTGTGGATTCTGGTGACTAGTGTAATCTAGATCTATTTATGACTGTATCTATGTATCATTGATTCAAATATTTGGACTATATCTAATTAGTGAATTGACCAAATCTTAAACAGATTCTACACCTCACCGAAATAAACAAGTGTCTGCATTCATACAACATGAACTAATAAAAGGAGTTGTTTGGACCATATCTTTATAAATGATtttcacaaaaattattatcatattattttatcaaatcaatacaataaaattagTATGTTTCTATCCAGAGATTGACACCTCAGATTTTAAATTCAAGCATGTGTGACACCtggtttaaaataaataaccaatcaaattataatgatTAATAAGCAAAAATGACAACATGTAAATCAGATATaataccaaaccaaaaaaaaacaagatatccTTTCATGTTCTAAAGACGAAGAGGAagatcaattttaattttatgggtTTATCTCTTACAATGGCTTCTAGATTCATAAACAGATTTTCAAGTCTAGAATCATATTTTCGCCTCACAGAGAAAAAAGATCTCGAAGTTGTGAGACGGAGACATAGGATCATtgaggaaagagagaggaacACATAGGAACCAAAAGGGATCTCAAGAGAATCAATGATTTTAAAGATCCGTGACAAGGTAGGAACGGCCATTAACTCTCCACGAAGCCTTGTGGTGCCATCTCTCCTCCCGCGCGACGGCgatcataagaaaaaaataaaataaacaaataaccaaaataagagaaaatatgaaacgtttgatatctttttatttcatcGCTTACATGAGACTTTTACCAATTTTGTCTGATTCACGACCATCTTTAGCTAAATATATGCTACAATTGAATTCTTAAAATCAGTTAGAGTTGTCGATCCACCAACATTCCAGTTCTAGTTTGTGGAAATAGTTTAAGAGAACATCGATGGACGTGATGGGATTAAGACCGTTCAGTCGGAAGACAATTCCATCTCGCATCGTTTAGTATGTCGATTATATCCAAAGGAAAAACTCACCatttgcacaatttttttttttttgttgaggttCATTATATAGGTAGGAAATGAAAAGACATGACATATGATTTAGAAGAGGATATTTCAGTTTGTTACCGATCCACATATTATTCAGAACTTTTCCAaggtacagtaaaacctctaaattaattaagttgggattatcaaattttattaatttaaagaagttttaatttatcaataaaataagaattattaatttatagagaaattttcataatttggatttttttcaaaagagaagttttaaaataaaatttaattaatttaaccaaatgaaaataataattatattaaaaatattagaaatgaaATCTAACAGAAATTagtgtttttatatatacatatatttcatgGGGgagataaaataattatgttataaaaccatttttttagtacatatgtttatgttttaaagacagtcaaactgtaacttatagaataCTATTAAATGGTtggcaaaaaaagaagaaaagaatactattaaatacaaatttgagttgtgtctttaatacattatacatgattcttgaatataatgtgatatatatatatatatatatatattagaaaatcttctatatttttaaattagtctatcataaattaatttggtttcggtttttagttgggttgatagtttttttttttttaggttctaagttatatgattttattatgaattatattagatgctaaaactaaaaaatcgaaggaatatatttttgtaacaatcttataaaaattcaaaaagcaaaccaacaattatagtttttttaacaaataaaataaagtcaaattaaaaaatataatgttaaatttaaaattaacgAGAAAGACATGTGTCACAAAAGTAGAGTGCCAAATATCACATTGTTAGgcaaaatttgaaaaaaccAAGAATTAGAAGCGAATATAGtcatatatgttttaaacataCTGACAAgtttttcaagaaagaaaaatgggtGAGATGTGTTTTTACAGGAGAAAGATACAATCTAGACACAAGCAACTATGAGGAATCGATTAATAGCATATTTAAAGACGCAACGAGGTACTCCTTATTACCATGCTTAATGCGATACTTAAAAAATCTCTAAATTGTGTAATGAACATTGGAAAGATGCCATGTCTGGATCGGTTGCAAATACATTTATTTCTTTAGTGGAGAACTACTTACGAGATTTATGGGCAATTGGTGAGAAACTAAAGGTGCAGAGTTAAATACTTCCAAACTTGAATACAATGTCATTGATAGTGAAAGAAAGCCTTATTTGGTGAAGTTGCGATTGAGAAGTTGCAGTTGCAAGTTTTTCGATGTTCAAAGGTACCCTTGTGTGCACGCACCGGCGGCTTTCATTACATTCCAAAGTTATGAAGGTAAGGATATCCCATTCCATGAGTTGTGTTTTATGTTAAAACAACCGacccgtttttttgttttcaacacTATAATATTTCGTGATCCAATACTCACTAGCATCCTAACCCCAGTCAAATACAACCCACATATACATAAACCATTATCAGTAAAGTAATGAATTAAATACTGAATAACCCAATATCAACCAACACTATCAATAGCATAAATAACTGATCCGCTAGAACATCTTACTCATCATaactttgattccacgatcacactttgcctttacctccACCACAAACACCAAttaagatgcatgagtattatcacaaatactcaatgaggcgatcctcccatctactgggctatacacacaaccaaaaagacaaacacaaacaatgcacaaaagcaaacaaacaagacaactCTGAACACATGCGTCGAGTCACACTCCTTGTCATCACGGTCGACACTGAACCCTTTTTGTCAATCGATGCACTCCTTGTGTCTCCACCCAAACCCttggtgcatcgatcgatgcactcctTGCGTTGATCAATGCAGTCGCGTGAAGCATCGCCGAACACGATCTCTCCCGACTCCTCTCGG
The Camelina sativa cultivar DH55 chromosome 6, Cs, whole genome shotgun sequence genome window above contains:
- the LOC104698780 gene encoding ABC transporter G family member 38 — translated: MAHYRASSEEENMMNRASSSRKIEEEDEEEAMKVAAMEKLQRLPTYDRARKAVLRGITGGFKEIDMKDLGFTERRELFDRVMPMDDEDWHGEYLRRLKSRFDRVSLNLPTIEVRFEDLNLTTEAYAGRKAVPTVMNSFVNVVKGIGTTIGVLRIQKKRISILKDVSGIIKPGRLTLLLGPPGSGKSTLLKALSGKTETGLKSTGKVTYNGHELHEFVPERTAGYIDQYDVHLPDLTVRETLKFSARCQGVGTSYDMLAELLRREKDLNIKPEPYLDALMKASVMKGHKEYVVTDYVLKVLGLEMCADTIVGNHMKRGISGGQKKRVTTGEMLVGPVGAFFMDNISDGLDSSTTFLIVKSIKQMIKVFDKTALISLLQPPPETFELFDDVIILGEGHIVYQGPRENVLEFFESMGFKCPERKGIADYLQEILSRKDQEQYWVNQELPYRYVSAQQFKEGFKMHHFGSTMQSQLATPYDRWDNHRAALTRTRYGASKLELLKACLERERIFMKRNLRTFLLKSLQLFINAVIITVVFSQQKEHHSTVEDGIIYMGAIYLEVQMIVFSGFFELPMTIDKLPVFYKQRHFSFYPSWTFSLPTSIITFPLSFVEVFIVVFFTYYFIGYDFTITSIFKHYLVLALCGQMSYGLFRCIGAVTRNHVVANTMGCLAVMWLMTFSGYVLSRNQVHKWLTWAYWTSPMMYIQTAVSVNEFRSKSWKDGLGVAVLKSRGFFVETYWYWIGLLALIVSTIMSNIITSLSLAYLKQYGVSKYAVIPDECGETDSNDIITGKKLFISFKRVATTRTCNDKKVLIPFKPLYMTFENITYSVDTPKEMKKEKGIAEDKLVLLNGLSGAFRPGVLTALMGVSGAGKTTLMDVLAGRKNTGYIHGDIHVSGFPKKQDSFARVSGYCEQSDIHSPLLTVYESLLYSAWLRLPPNIDTHTRELFIEEVMELIELKALREMLVGHVGVSGLSTEQRKRMTIAVELVANPSILFMDEPTSGLDARAAAIVMRTVRNTVDTGRTVVFFECITGSLTNSLSSLEPSYQSNPYRKKVM